The following are from one region of the Treponema denticola genome:
- the ftcD gene encoding glutamate formimidoyltransferase → MMNKIIECVPNFSNGRDPEVLEKIIAPFRGKENVKLLDYESDKDHNRSVVTVIGEPEELKKTVVEAIGIAASLIDLRKHEGAHPRMGATDVVPFIPIKNSTMEECIELSKEVGKLIWEQHKIPVFLYEKSASSPARENLSNIRKGQFEGMAEKVKQPEWKPDFGGTEIHPSAGVTAVGCRMPLVAFNVNLATNDLSIADKIAKKVRFLGGGLRFVKAMGVDLTERGIVQVSMNMTDYTKTSLYQSYEMVKMEAKRYGVNIVGTEIVGLTPMAALMDVASYYLQIENFEFSQIIEARLLE, encoded by the coding sequence ATGATGAACAAAATAATTGAATGTGTTCCCAACTTTAGTAACGGCCGCGATCCTGAAGTTTTGGAAAAGATTATAGCCCCCTTCCGCGGAAAAGAAAATGTAAAACTGCTTGATTACGAATCCGACAAGGATCATAACCGCTCTGTTGTAACCGTAATCGGTGAACCCGAAGAACTTAAAAAAACCGTAGTAGAAGCTATCGGAATAGCCGCTAGTCTCATTGACTTACGCAAGCATGAGGGAGCCCACCCCAGAATGGGAGCTACCGATGTTGTCCCCTTTATTCCGATTAAAAATTCCACAATGGAAGAATGTATCGAATTATCCAAAGAGGTTGGAAAGCTCATCTGGGAGCAGCACAAGATACCCGTATTTTTATACGAAAAATCGGCATCTTCCCCTGCACGTGAAAACCTTTCCAATATCCGAAAAGGACAATTTGAAGGCATGGCTGAAAAGGTAAAGCAGCCCGAATGGAAACCCGACTTCGGCGGAACGGAAATTCATCCTTCTGCAGGTGTTACGGCTGTAGGCTGCCGAATGCCCCTCGTTGCCTTTAACGTGAACTTGGCCACAAACGATCTTTCAATTGCTGACAAGATTGCAAAAAAAGTCCGCTTTTTAGGAGGCGGTTTACGCTTTGTTAAAGCAATGGGTGTAGACCTTACGGAGCGCGGAATTGTTCAAGTTTCAATGAACATGACGGACTATACAAAGACTTCTCTTTATCAGTCCTACGAAATGGTAAAAATGGAAGCAAAACGCTACGGCGTAAATATCGTCGGTACCGAAATTGTCGGTCTTACCCCGATGGCCGCCTTAATGGATGTTGCTTCTTATTATCTTCAAATCGAAAACTTTGAATTCAGCCAAATAATTGAAGCAAGATTACTCGAATAG